Proteins found in one Deltaproteobacteria bacterium genomic segment:
- a CDS encoding aspartate aminotransferase family protein — translation MTNRDIIDLGAKYLFQIYPRAPLAIVRGEGCRVWDADGKSYLDFFGSTVVVNLGHCHPNVTRAITEQANTILHVSNLHHSAPQAQLAERLCTHSFADRAFFCNSGAEANEAAIKLARKFGADHGDGRYEIVTMLGSFHGRTIATIAATGQEKVRHGFQPLPQGFRYAPYNDIAAVEAVVTDRTIAIMLEPVLGEGGIIAATPEFMKAVRELCNRRNLLLILDEVQTGMGRLGTLFGYELSGITPDIMTLGKGLGSGVPIGAMLATERVAPAFSVGTHGTTFGGNALTCAVGIAVVDTLLNDGVLENGRAMGEYLREGLRRLQRTLPIIRDVRGHGLLVGVELAQPGAAIVDRCRAAGLILNCTADKVLRFTPPLIVTRDEIDEALAIVELALRPAEAQALPS, via the coding sequence ATGACGAATCGAGACATCATCGACCTCGGCGCGAAGTACCTCTTCCAAATCTACCCGCGCGCCCCGCTGGCGATCGTGCGCGGCGAGGGCTGCCGCGTGTGGGACGCCGATGGCAAGTCGTATCTCGACTTCTTCGGCAGCACCGTCGTGGTCAACCTCGGCCACTGCCATCCGAACGTGACGCGGGCGATCACCGAGCAGGCCAACACGATCCTGCACGTCTCCAACTTGCACCACAGCGCGCCGCAGGCGCAGTTGGCCGAGCGCTTGTGCACGCACTCGTTCGCCGATCGCGCGTTCTTCTGTAACAGTGGCGCGGAAGCCAACGAAGCGGCGATCAAGCTGGCGCGCAAGTTTGGCGCCGATCATGGCGACGGCCGCTACGAGATCGTCACCATGCTCGGCTCGTTCCACGGCCGCACCATCGCCACTATCGCGGCCACCGGCCAAGAGAAGGTCCGGCACGGTTTCCAACCGCTGCCGCAGGGCTTTCGCTACGCACCGTACAACGATATCGCCGCCGTCGAAGCCGTGGTGACCGATCGCACGATCGCCATCATGCTCGAACCGGTCCTCGGCGAAGGCGGCATCATCGCCGCGACGCCCGAGTTCATGAAGGCCGTGCGCGAGCTGTGCAATCGTCGCAACCTGTTGCTCATCCTCGACGAGGTGCAGACCGGGATGGGGCGACTCGGCACGTTGTTCGGCTACGAACTCAGCGGCATCACGCCGGACATCATGACGCTCGGCAAAGGGCTGGGTAGCGGTGTGCCGATCGGTGCCATGCTCGCCACCGAGCGCGTCGCCCCGGCGTTCTCGGTCGGAACGCACGGCACCACCTTCGGCGGCAATGCGCTCACCTGCGCGGTCGGCATCGCGGTGGTCGACACGCTGCTCAACGACGGCGTGCTGGAGAACGGTCGCGCGATGGGCGAGTATCTGCGCGAGGGCTTGCGTCGGCTGCAGCGGACGCTGCCGATCATTCGCGACGTGCGGGGGCACGGCTTGCTGGTGGGCGTCGAGTTGGCTCAGCCCGGCGCCGCGATCGTCGATCGCTGCCGCGCGGCCGGGCTGATTCTGAATTGCACCGCCGACAAGGTGCTGCGCTTCACCCCGCCACTGATCGTCACGCGCGACGAAATCGACGAGGCGCTGGCCATTGTCGAGCTGGCGCTTCGACCTGCCGAAGCACAGGCGTTGCCATCATGA
- the argF gene encoding ornithine carbamoyltransferase → MKRDFLSLADLQRSEIDEILHLSATLKRDLKAGKRPPLLAGQSLAMIFEKPSLRTRVTFEVGMTQLGGYAVYLAPKDAQLGERESVADIARNLERWVDLIMARTFAHDTLIELAGHAGVPVINGLSDLLHPCQVLTDCFTLIEKRGRLDGLRIAFVGDGNNVVNSWINAAAKLGFRFALACPPGYEPNRAVRDAAIAGRADVQITHDVAEAVRGADVIYTDVWTSMGQEADAERRRRDFAGYQVNAAVLALARRDALVMHDLPAHRGEEITDDVIDGPQSIVFDQAENRLHVQKGIMVWLNDKRPKHR, encoded by the coding sequence ATGAAGCGCGACTTCCTGTCGCTTGCTGACTTACAGCGCAGCGAGATCGACGAGATCCTCCATCTCTCCGCCACGCTCAAGCGCGACCTCAAGGCCGGCAAGCGCCCGCCCCTGCTCGCCGGCCAATCGCTGGCCATGATTTTCGAGAAGCCGAGCCTGCGCACGCGCGTCACCTTCGAGGTCGGCATGACGCAGCTCGGTGGCTATGCGGTGTACTTGGCACCGAAGGACGCTCAGCTCGGGGAGCGCGAATCGGTCGCCGATATCGCGCGCAACCTCGAGCGCTGGGTCGATTTGATCATGGCGCGCACCTTCGCCCACGACACGCTCATCGAATTGGCCGGTCACGCCGGGGTTCCGGTCATCAACGGATTGTCGGACCTGCTGCATCCGTGTCAGGTGCTGACCGATTGCTTCACGCTCATCGAGAAGCGCGGCCGGCTGGACGGGTTGCGCATCGCCTTCGTCGGTGACGGCAACAACGTGGTCAATTCGTGGATCAACGCCGCCGCCAAGCTCGGCTTTCGCTTCGCGCTCGCGTGCCCGCCGGGTTACGAACCGAATCGCGCCGTCCGCGACGCGGCGATCGCCGGCCGCGCCGACGTGCAGATCACCCACGATGTAGCCGAGGCCGTACGCGGTGCGGACGTGATCTATACGGACGTGTGGACCAGCATGGGCCAAGAGGCCGACGCCGAGCGGCGGCGGCGCGACTTCGCCGGTTATCAGGTCAACGCGGCGGTCTTGGCGCTGGCGCGTCGCGACGCGTTGGTGATGCACGACTTGCCGGCGCACCGCGGCGAGGAAATTACCGACGACGTGATCGACGGACCACAATCGATCGTCTTCGATCAGGCCGAGAACCGCCTGCACGTGCAGAAAGGCATCATGGTGTGGCTCAACGACAAGCGGCCGAAACATAGATGA